A genomic region of Sideroxydans sp. CL21 contains the following coding sequences:
- a CDS encoding ATP-binding protein produces the protein MDKLDKFLTRAESLLARLENVLPGAQLQSPDWQAAAAFRWDHQQRALHPVPNFQRIALTDLLGIDDQKQRILQNTLQFVRGGTANNVLLSGARGTGKSSLVKALLNEYADQGLRVIQIDKQGLIDLSHIVGLVQGRAERFILYCDDLSFNDAEPGYQSLKAALDGDLVAFSDNLLIYATSNRRHLMPDYMQDNLATKHVGDEVHPAESVEEKVSLSERFGLWISFYPFAQDEYLAVAEHWLAHHGWKQGLTDEVRTAALQWSLMRGSRSGRVAGQFARDWCGRN, from the coding sequence ATGGACAAGTTAGACAAATTCCTCACCCGCGCCGAAAGCTTGCTCGCACGACTGGAAAATGTACTGCCCGGCGCGCAGCTGCAATCACCGGACTGGCAAGCTGCCGCTGCGTTTCGTTGGGATCATCAGCAACGCGCATTGCATCCCGTTCCGAATTTTCAGCGCATCGCGCTCACCGATTTGCTCGGTATCGACGACCAGAAACAACGCATCCTGCAGAATACGCTGCAATTCGTCCGCGGCGGCACGGCAAATAACGTCCTGCTTTCCGGTGCCCGCGGCACGGGCAAGTCGTCGCTGGTCAAAGCCCTGTTGAATGAATATGCCGACCAAGGTTTGCGCGTGATCCAGATCGACAAACAGGGGCTGATAGACCTTTCACACATCGTCGGACTGGTACAGGGCCGGGCCGAGCGTTTCATCCTCTACTGCGACGACCTCTCCTTCAATGATGCCGAACCCGGTTACCAATCGCTCAAGGCTGCGCTGGACGGGGACCTGGTGGCCTTCTCAGACAACCTGCTGATTTATGCCACGTCCAACCGTCGCCATTTGATGCCGGACTACATGCAGGACAACCTCGCTACGAAACATGTGGGTGATGAAGTGCATCCGGCGGAAAGCGTTGAGGAAAAGGTGTCGCTGTCGGAGCGTTTCGGTTTGTGGATTTCATTTTATCCGTTTGCACAGGATGAATATCTGGCCGTAGCCGAGCATTGGCTGGCTCATCATGGGTGGAAGCAGGGACTCACTGATGAGGTGCGAACAGCGGCGTTGCAGTGGTCGTTGATGAGGGGATCGAGAAGTGGAAGGGTGGCAGGGCAGTTTGCCAGGGATTGGTGCGGAAGGAATTAG
- a CDS encoding cyclic nucleotide-binding domain-containing protein produces MPTHNLVLQTLNNSTLTEELRDAEIEILARLFEVKEFKSGEALLRPGEERLKNSLIVLASGEVEATATLGGEQATLHLLQPGDLAGIITFAGGNVSQISATVMAKTDCQVLLLERSKFEALLNTQPAIVYYVMRGIVRHTHGIVRRMNTETVEMSNYIYKTKGRF; encoded by the coding sequence ATGCCGACACACAATCTGGTTTTGCAAACACTGAACAATTCGACGTTGACGGAAGAATTGCGCGATGCCGAGATCGAGATACTGGCACGACTGTTCGAAGTCAAGGAATTCAAAAGCGGTGAAGCCCTGCTGCGCCCAGGCGAGGAGCGTCTGAAGAACTCCCTGATTGTTCTGGCCAGCGGAGAGGTGGAGGCGACTGCAACTCTGGGCGGAGAGCAAGCGACCCTACACCTGCTGCAGCCGGGAGACTTGGCCGGCATCATCACTTTTGCCGGGGGCAATGTTTCGCAGATCAGTGCGACCGTGATGGCAAAAACGGATTGTCAGGTGCTGCTGTTGGAACGCTCGAAATTTGAAGCCCTGCTGAACACACAACCCGCTATTGTTTATTACGTGATGCGCGGTATCGTGCGTCATACGCATGGAATTGTTCGCCGTATGAACACCGAAACTGTCGAAATGAGCAACTACATCTACAAGACAAAAGGACGTTTCTAA
- a CDS encoding A24 family peptidase: MLLLLQTSPLIFSLFAGIIGLVVGSFLNVVIHRLPKMMEREWHKQCAELSGKAPEDSPKYNLLVPRSACPLCGHAITAAENIPVLSYLFQRGKCTGCGAAISPRYPLVEATSCILSAYAAWNFGFGFAGLAAIVFIWALIALAFIDFDTQLLPDDITLPLLWLGLLLNLNGTFTSLPNAVIGAMVGYLSLWSVYWAFKLTTGKEGMGFGDFKLLAAIGAWLGWTLLPLVILLSSLVGAVVGISLIIFTKRGRNIPIPFGPYLAGGGLIALFWGQTLTQNYLQLLAP; this comes from the coding sequence ATGCTGCTTCTGTTGCAAACCTCCCCCCTGATTTTTTCCCTATTCGCCGGAATTATCGGGCTGGTTGTCGGTAGTTTTCTCAATGTCGTCATCCATCGCCTGCCCAAAATGATGGAACGCGAATGGCATAAACAATGCGCAGAACTCAGCGGCAAAGCGCCGGAAGACTCCCCCAAATACAATCTGTTGGTGCCGCGATCCGCCTGTCCGCTTTGCGGCCACGCCATTACCGCCGCAGAGAACATTCCCGTACTCAGCTATCTCTTTCAGCGCGGCAAATGCACCGGATGCGGAGCTGCAATATCTCCGCGCTATCCCCTGGTAGAGGCTACCAGCTGCATACTGAGTGCGTATGCTGCTTGGAATTTCGGCTTCGGATTCGCCGGACTTGCCGCGATTGTATTCATTTGGGCGCTGATTGCGCTTGCTTTCATCGACTTTGATACCCAGCTGCTGCCGGACGACATCACCCTACCATTGCTCTGGCTGGGTCTGCTGCTCAATCTCAACGGGACATTTACTTCCTTACCGAATGCGGTCATCGGCGCCATGGTTGGCTATCTTTCGTTGTGGAGCGTGTACTGGGCATTCAAACTGACCACCGGCAAGGAAGGTATGGGCTTTGGCGATTTCAAATTGCTCGCCGCCATCGGTGCATGGTTGGGCTGGACCTTACTGCCGCTGGTCATCCTGCTGTCCTCGCTGGTCGGAGCCGTGGTCGGCATCTCACTCATCATTTTCACCAAGCGCGGCCGGAATATCCCGATCCCCTTTGGTCCCTATCTGGCAGGAGGAGGTTTGATTGCCCTGTTTTGGGGACAAACGCTGACACAGAATTATCTGCAACTTCTGGCGCCGTGA
- a CDS encoding Nudix family hydrolase gives MNPQPEKNKIIEVSAAVLQRPDNSFLLAQRPPDKIWAGYWEFPGGKIEPGETPYTALVRELHEELGITVQTAYPWLTRIFTYPHATVRLNFFRATAWSGELHPHEGQQFSWQQPAWVLVDPILPANAPVLRALELPVLYAISNVAEMGVGPFLASLQAKLKKGLRLVQLREKDLSRSELRELALRVVALAHKCGAKVLLSGDVALAQEVRADGVQLTSIQLAELKARPAIDWCAASCHSADELRRAETLGCDFALLSPVLPTKSHPGAPHLGWEKFAAMAAGSTIPVYALGGLNKEDMQTAWQHGAHGIALLRHAW, from the coding sequence TTGAACCCCCAACCCGAAAAAAACAAAATCATTGAAGTTTCCGCCGCTGTATTGCAACGGCCAGATAACTCCTTTCTCCTCGCCCAACGCCCTCCCGATAAAATCTGGGCTGGCTACTGGGAATTTCCCGGCGGCAAGATCGAGCCGGGCGAGACGCCATACACCGCACTGGTTCGGGAGTTGCATGAAGAACTCGGCATCACCGTCCAAACCGCTTATCCCTGGCTTACCCGCATCTTTACTTATCCGCACGCAACAGTGCGTCTGAATTTTTTCCGCGCGACGGCATGGAGCGGCGAGTTGCATCCGCATGAAGGCCAGCAATTCTCCTGGCAACAACCGGCTTGGGTTTTGGTCGATCCCATCCTTCCCGCCAACGCTCCCGTTCTGCGCGCACTTGAATTGCCGGTTTTGTACGCCATCAGCAATGTCGCCGAGATGGGGGTTGGGCCGTTCCTGGCAAGCCTGCAAGCCAAGTTGAAAAAGGGACTGCGGCTGGTTCAGTTGCGCGAAAAAGACCTCTCGCGTAGCGAATTGCGCGAGCTTGCACTGCGCGTAGTGGCATTGGCACACAAGTGCGGCGCGAAGGTATTGCTCAGCGGCGATGTGGCATTGGCACAGGAGGTGCGAGCGGATGGGGTGCAACTGACTTCGATTCAGCTTGCGGAATTGAAGGCGCGCCCGGCAATCGATTGGTGTGCGGCTTCCTGTCACAGTGCAGATGAATTACGCCGTGCTGAAACGTTAGGCTGTGATTTTGCATTACTGAGTCCGGTGTTGCCGACCAAATCCCATCCGGGAGCGCCGCATCTGGGTTGGGAGAAGTTCGCCGCAATGGCGGCAGGTTCAACGATTCCGGTATATGCCTTGGGTGGCTTGAACAAGGAGGATATGCAGACTGCGTGGCAGCACGGAGCTCACGGAATTGCTTTGCTGCGTCATGCTTGGTGA
- a CDS encoding CHASE domain-containing protein encodes MMFRYLPLLVLAIALGLTYQTWGAVKRASMVDLKIDFEYRSNDVINRLAERLLSYKQILIGVQSLFSKPEFVDSSEFHTYVNSLNLEQNFPGIHSILFVTNNSTPKSEIGRLLYTEQFQKNDQRKLLESLLSNPKSLTAKENAVASGEVGVTDKISVGRISDGYEQAGFLMFVPVYKFDSASNRISKHDTPESRRENCIGFVVGTFVLGDLMSGVLGGNETDIDIEIFYGKESNNNSLLFDTDNSRTDKALYPSWFQSIRHIDVQGYPWTIETSSLPAFEAHLDKSKPLLVIKSGIGISILLAILVWVLVRDRARALQAAFEITESKARITESKATLQAILDNSPIGIWFSGFDGRYRFVNKAFCDAFGVQEQRFESIHPFEVIGSEASAKLARSDVFCFKSNQPVISRETIELSDGKPHLLEITKIKLSGDGANSQGIIGIMADITEASALQDALQKSRDEMEVRVVERTQDLLATKNKLEQEMLARKVLERKVLEVSEEAQAQIGRELHDDLGQLLTGAAYMAGSLANRLSKIDHAASEQAEVLKRIAQDAIKRSRYISHSLIPFNVANRGLRQGLEQFAEDVVIVSGIPCEVHVSGDVEIIDFMIATNLYRITQEAINNAVKHSKASHLSIDLYSDAKQILLTIADNGVGLPRNYEEERKGFGMLNMYYRAQLIGAKLSIDSREGGGTKISLDLPFNESF; translated from the coding sequence ATGATGTTCAGATACTTGCCATTACTTGTGCTGGCAATCGCTCTTGGACTCACCTATCAGACTTGGGGTGCCGTCAAGCGCGCCAGCATGGTTGACCTCAAGATCGATTTTGAATATCGCTCTAATGATGTCATCAATCGCTTAGCCGAAAGACTCCTGTCCTACAAACAAATTCTGATTGGAGTCCAATCACTATTTTCAAAGCCGGAATTTGTTGACTCAAGCGAGTTTCATACCTATGTGAACTCACTCAATCTCGAGCAAAACTTTCCCGGCATTCACAGCATATTGTTTGTAACGAACAACTCGACTCCAAAATCCGAAATTGGCAGACTGCTCTATACCGAGCAGTTCCAGAAAAATGATCAAAGAAAACTACTTGAAAGCTTACTTTCGAATCCAAAAAGCCTGACGGCTAAAGAGAACGCTGTCGCATCGGGTGAAGTGGGGGTAACGGACAAGATTTCGGTGGGCCGAATATCCGATGGTTACGAGCAGGCCGGTTTTTTGATGTTTGTTCCTGTGTACAAATTCGATTCAGCAAGCAACCGGATAAGCAAACACGATACTCCGGAGTCAAGGCGTGAAAATTGCATTGGGTTCGTTGTCGGAACTTTCGTACTTGGCGACCTAATGTCGGGCGTTCTGGGCGGAAACGAGACCGACATTGACATTGAGATCTTTTATGGCAAGGAGTCAAACAACAACTCGCTGCTATTCGATACGGATAATAGCCGTACCGATAAGGCCCTCTACCCCAGTTGGTTTCAATCCATCCGTCATATCGATGTTCAAGGATACCCCTGGACAATCGAGACGTCGTCCTTACCTGCTTTCGAGGCTCATTTGGACAAGTCCAAGCCGTTGCTTGTTATTAAATCTGGAATCGGGATCAGCATCCTGCTTGCAATTCTTGTATGGGTCCTGGTTCGCGATAGGGCAAGAGCACTGCAAGCAGCTTTTGAGATCACTGAAAGCAAGGCCAGGATTACAGAGAGCAAGGCCACGTTACAAGCAATTCTGGATAACTCACCCATTGGAATCTGGTTCTCGGGATTTGATGGCCGCTATCGATTCGTCAATAAGGCATTCTGTGATGCATTTGGAGTGCAGGAGCAGCGGTTCGAATCGATCCATCCTTTCGAAGTCATCGGCAGTGAAGCCAGTGCGAAACTGGCACGATCGGATGTATTTTGCTTCAAAAGCAATCAACCGGTCATATCCCGCGAAACTATCGAGCTGTCGGACGGAAAACCCCACTTGCTTGAAATCACCAAGATCAAGTTGTCGGGTGATGGCGCCAATAGTCAGGGCATCATTGGCATCATGGCTGATATTACGGAAGCATCCGCTTTGCAGGATGCGTTGCAGAAGTCACGCGATGAGATGGAAGTCAGGGTGGTCGAACGAACGCAGGACCTATTGGCGACGAAAAATAAACTTGAACAGGAAATGTTGGCGAGAAAGGTACTGGAACGGAAAGTCCTCGAGGTGAGCGAAGAGGCACAAGCGCAAATCGGCAGGGAATTGCACGATGACCTTGGCCAGTTGCTGACTGGTGCTGCATACATGGCCGGGTCATTGGCGAACCGTTTATCGAAGATTGATCATGCAGCCAGCGAACAGGCGGAAGTCCTGAAAAGGATTGCTCAGGATGCTATCAAGAGATCACGCTATATTTCCCATAGTCTGATCCCCTTCAATGTAGCCAATCGCGGATTAAGGCAGGGGCTCGAACAGTTTGCAGAAGATGTGGTGATCGTCTCGGGAATTCCCTGCGAAGTCCATGTCAGCGGTGACGTCGAAATCATTGATTTCATGATCGCCACAAATCTTTATCGCATTACCCAGGAAGCCATCAACAATGCTGTGAAGCACAGCAAGGCCAGTCACCTTTCGATCGATCTTTATTCGGATGCAAAACAGATCCTGCTCACAATTGCTGATAATGGTGTTGGATTGCCAAGAAATTATGAGGAAGAAAGGAAGGGGTTTGGCATGCTGAATATGTATTACCGGGCTCAACTTATCGGTGCGAAGCTATCTATCGATTCGCGCGAGGGAGGTGGGACGAAAATATCCCTCGATCTTCCTTTCAACGAAAGTTTCTGA
- the argJ gene encoding bifunctional glutamate N-acetyltransferase/amino-acid acetyltransferase ArgJ, whose translation MPVNLSAPVAAQLLPVAGVSLGTAEAGIKRADRKDLLVIKLDEGATVAGVFTANRFCAAPVTLAKQHLAANKGIRALVVNTGNANAGTGEQGMATARTTCAELAKLLGCVPEQVLPYSTGVIMEPLPVDKIVAGMPQAVANLNANNWFDAANAIMTTDIVAKAVSKQVQINGKTVTVTGMSKGSGMIHPNMATMLGYIATDAAIAQPLLQQMVSEAANRSFNCITVDGDTSTNDALMLIATGKSGVLVDAANRAAMQAVVTEVATLLAQAIVRDGEGATKFITIKIEAGRDEAECRKIGYAIAHSPLVKTAFFASDPNLGRILAAIGYAGVGDLDVEKLKLYLDDVLVAENGGRAGSYQEQDGQRVMLQSDITIRVVLNRGAVNATLWTCDFSYDYVKINASYRS comes from the coding sequence ATGCCGGTAAATCTCTCAGCGCCCGTTGCGGCACAACTGTTGCCCGTCGCGGGCGTTTCTTTGGGGACTGCGGAAGCGGGCATCAAGCGCGCCGACCGCAAGGATCTGTTGGTTATCAAACTGGATGAAGGCGCGACCGTAGCGGGCGTGTTCACCGCCAACCGTTTTTGCGCCGCGCCTGTCACACTTGCGAAGCAACATCTCGCCGCGAACAAAGGAATACGCGCGCTGGTGGTAAACACCGGTAATGCCAATGCGGGAACCGGCGAACAGGGTATGGCGACTGCGCGTACTACCTGCGCTGAGCTGGCAAAATTGTTGGGCTGTGTGCCCGAGCAAGTGTTGCCCTATTCCACGGGCGTCATCATGGAACCGCTGCCCGTGGACAAAATCGTTGCCGGAATGCCGCAAGCCGTGGCGAACCTGAATGCCAATAACTGGTTCGATGCCGCAAACGCCATCATGACCACCGACATCGTTGCCAAGGCTGTGTCGAAGCAAGTGCAGATCAACGGCAAGACCGTCACTGTCACCGGCATGTCCAAAGGCTCAGGAATGATCCATCCCAACATGGCGACCATGCTGGGTTATATCGCGACGGACGCGGCCATCGCCCAACCGCTGCTGCAACAGATGGTGAGCGAGGCAGCCAATCGTTCCTTCAACTGCATCACAGTGGATGGCGACACTTCCACCAATGATGCGCTGATGCTGATCGCCACCGGCAAGAGTGGCGTCCTCGTTGATGCCGCGAACCGCGCGGCGATGCAAGCCGTCGTCACGGAAGTGGCAACCCTGCTGGCGCAAGCCATCGTGCGCGACGGCGAAGGCGCGACCAAGTTCATCACCATCAAAATCGAAGCTGGCCGCGATGAAGCCGAGTGCAGGAAGATCGGCTATGCAATCGCGCATTCGCCACTGGTCAAGACAGCATTCTTTGCCTCGGATCCAAATCTCGGGCGCATTCTTGCCGCGATTGGTTATGCCGGGGTGGGTGACCTTGATGTAGAGAAACTCAAGCTGTACTTGGACGACGTGCTGGTGGCCGAGAATGGCGGACGCGCGGGCAGCTATCAGGAGCAAGACGGGCAGCGTGTGATGCTGCAGAGCGATATTACAATTCGCGTGGTACTCAATCGCGGGGCGGTGAATGCGACCTTGTGGACATGCGACTTTTCATACGATTACGTAAAGATCAACGCCAGCTACAGAAGTTGA
- the zapD gene encoding cell division protein ZapD — protein sequence MINYEFPLNERVRTMLRLEDLYFRIDRFIESDRSTDHHAALGVLFEILEVASRADLKSELLQELERQKKALNNLHNNPEILEDALDAVLGEIEGASSRLLSMGGKIGQHLRDDEWLMGIKQRACIPGGVCEFDLPSYHYWQHQSPERRRQSLGVWLGPLLPLHDGITILLKLLRENGKVHHFTAFHGSFQQMQGGRVAQMLRISLDPDLPCIPEISANKYALNIRFVEAKYAAKTALYDQDVPFDLTFCSLQ from the coding sequence GTGATCAACTACGAGTTCCCTCTCAATGAAAGAGTTCGCACCATGCTGCGTCTTGAGGACCTCTACTTTCGCATCGACCGGTTTATCGAAAGCGACAGAAGTACGGACCATCATGCTGCGCTGGGCGTCCTGTTCGAGATACTCGAAGTTGCCAGCCGCGCCGATCTCAAATCCGAACTGCTGCAAGAACTGGAGCGCCAAAAGAAAGCGTTAAACAACCTCCATAACAATCCCGAAATCCTGGAAGACGCACTGGATGCGGTACTCGGCGAAATCGAAGGGGCCAGCTCAAGACTGCTAAGCATGGGTGGCAAGATCGGCCAGCATCTGCGCGACGATGAGTGGCTGATGGGTATCAAGCAACGCGCTTGCATCCCGGGCGGCGTCTGCGAATTCGATCTCCCCTCCTATCATTACTGGCAACATCAAAGCCCGGAACGCCGTCGCCAGAGTCTAGGCGTCTGGCTCGGTCCCCTCTTGCCATTACACGATGGGATTACCATTTTGCTCAAGCTGCTGCGTGAGAATGGCAAAGTGCACCACTTCACCGCCTTTCACGGCAGTTTCCAGCAAATGCAGGGGGGGCGTGTGGCGCAGATGTTACGCATTTCGCTCGATCCAGACCTGCCGTGCATTCCCGAGATCAGTGCCAATAAATACGCACTCAACATCCGCTTCGTCGAGGCCAAGTATGCCGCCAAGACCGCGCTCTACGATCAGGATGTTCCTTTTGATCTGACTTTCTGTTCACTGCAATGA
- the yacG gene encoding DNA gyrase inhibitor YacG: MSKPPVVTCPTCGKEHVWDTNNRFRPFCSERCKLIDLGKWANEEYRVEQREQELPDSDHQA, translated from the coding sequence ATGAGCAAACCGCCTGTCGTCACTTGCCCGACTTGCGGCAAAGAGCATGTATGGGACACCAACAATCGTTTCCGCCCGTTCTGCAGCGAGCGCTGCAAACTCATCGATCTTGGCAAATGGGCAAACGAGGAATATCGCGTTGAACAACGCGAGCAGGAATTGCCTGATTCTGATCACCAAGCATGA
- the coaE gene encoding dephospho-CoA kinase (Dephospho-CoA kinase (CoaE) performs the final step in coenzyme A biosynthesis.), translating into MNYLVGLTGGIGSGKSTVADIFAALGVRIVDTDVISHQLTQTGGAAIPALRNAFGADIIDAQGALNRSKMREIVFNDPAKKKQLEAILHPLIFAQTRQQAASPTAAPYTLVVVPLLFESGRYANWLQRVITVDCPEESQIARTMQRSKLDESAVRAIMAQQISREERLALSDEIILNNGSLGDLKMQIVGMHRRLSELATESD; encoded by the coding sequence GTGAACTATCTGGTTGGATTGACAGGCGGAATCGGCAGCGGCAAAAGCACCGTCGCTGACATATTCGCCGCGCTAGGCGTACGCATCGTCGATACCGACGTCATTTCACACCAGTTGACGCAAACTGGCGGGGCAGCCATTCCGGCATTACGCAACGCTTTCGGTGCAGATATCATCGATGCACAGGGCGCACTGAATCGCAGCAAAATGCGCGAAATTGTCTTTAATGACCCTGCCAAAAAAAAGCAGCTGGAAGCCATTCTGCACCCACTTATATTCGCCCAGACCAGGCAGCAAGCTGCATCCCCCACTGCAGCTCCCTACACACTGGTTGTGGTTCCATTGCTGTTTGAAAGCGGGCGCTATGCCAACTGGTTGCAACGCGTGATTACCGTGGACTGCCCGGAAGAATCACAGATAGCCCGCACCATGCAACGCAGCAAACTGGACGAGTCTGCCGTGCGGGCCATCATGGCCCAGCAGATTAGCCGCGAGGAACGGCTGGCATTGTCCGACGAGATAATCCTCAACAATGGCAGCCTGGGCGACCTGAAAATGCAGATTGTCGGAATGCACCGCCGTTTATCCGAATTGGCGACGGAAAGCGATTGA
- a CDS encoding response regulator transcription factor, whose translation MIKILIAEDHAIVRNGLRQIFSDTTDLDVVGEATNGSEVLELARKFDFDLLLLDMTMPGVTGPELIKRLLAEHPSMKILVLSMNNESQSVNRALKAGASGYVTKDSDQIVLLAAIRKVATGHKFIDPALVEAMVFDNATGEDSRHSILSDRELQVLQMLASGLNPGEIAESLFLSAKTVSTHKANLMQKLGIDNNADLVRYAIKHGLARE comes from the coding sequence ATGATAAAAATACTAATTGCAGAGGATCATGCCATCGTCCGAAACGGGCTGAGGCAGATCTTTTCAGACACGACCGACCTTGACGTTGTAGGAGAGGCGACCAATGGCTCAGAAGTATTGGAACTGGCACGCAAATTCGACTTCGATCTGCTGTTGCTGGACATGACCATGCCAGGCGTGACCGGACCGGAATTGATCAAGAGACTGCTTGCGGAACACCCCTCGATGAAGATACTGGTCCTGTCGATGAACAACGAATCACAATCCGTCAATCGAGCCTTGAAGGCAGGTGCTTCGGGTTATGTGACGAAAGATAGCGACCAGATTGTGCTTCTCGCGGCCATCCGCAAGGTAGCTACCGGACACAAATTCATCGACCCGGCCTTGGTGGAGGCGATGGTATTCGACAACGCCACCGGTGAAGATTCGCGCCATTCAATTCTGTCTGACCGGGAGCTGCAAGTATTGCAGATGCTGGCATCCGGTCTCAACCCGGGAGAGATCGCCGAATCACTTTTCTTGAGTGCGAAGACGGTGAGCACTCATAAGGCGAATCTGATGCAGAAACTTGGAATCGACAATAATGCGGATCTTGTGCGTTATGCGATCAAGCATGGCTTGGCGAGAGAGTGA
- a CDS encoding type II secretion system F family protein, producing the protein MAVDKSAKTKEIQYSWEGKDKAGKIVKGDIRGAGEASVSAHLRRQGITVTKIKKSASGRGKVTEKDITLFTRQLATMLKSGVPLLQAFDIVGKGHDNPAVSRLLFDIKTDVETGSSLEQSFRKFPLYFDDLYCNLLGAGEAAGILDSLLDRLATYKEKILAIKSKIKSALFYPISIIVIAFVITAVIMIFVIPAFKQLFSSFGADLPGPTLVVMAISDFFVAWWWAIFAIIGGSVYGFFYAWKRNKTMQRRMDQLMLKIPVLGPIVRKASIARWSRTLATMFAAGVPLVEAFDSVAGAAGNVVYYDATKAIQREVTSGTSLTVAMQNTDVFPSMVLQMVAIGEESGALDSMLSKVADFFEAEVDDAVEALSSLMEPVIMVVLGTLIGGLVIAMYLPIFKMGQAVG; encoded by the coding sequence ATGGCTGTCGACAAGTCTGCAAAAACCAAAGAAATTCAATATAGCTGGGAAGGCAAGGATAAAGCCGGCAAGATAGTCAAAGGCGACATTCGCGGTGCCGGCGAAGCCAGTGTATCCGCGCACTTGCGCCGCCAAGGCATCACCGTCACCAAAATCAAAAAAAGTGCATCGGGCAGGGGCAAAGTCACGGAAAAAGATATCACTCTTTTTACCCGGCAACTCGCCACCATGCTGAAATCCGGAGTACCGCTGCTCCAAGCCTTTGACATCGTCGGCAAAGGTCATGACAACCCCGCAGTTTCGCGCTTGCTGTTCGACATCAAGACCGATGTGGAGACCGGAAGCAGCCTGGAACAATCTTTCCGCAAGTTCCCGCTGTATTTCGACGACCTGTATTGCAATCTGCTCGGGGCGGGCGAAGCTGCGGGTATTCTGGACAGCCTGCTGGATCGTCTGGCAACCTATAAGGAAAAGATTCTTGCCATCAAGAGCAAGATAAAATCCGCGTTGTTCTACCCGATCTCCATCATTGTCATCGCCTTTGTCATTACCGCTGTCATCATGATCTTCGTGATCCCGGCGTTCAAACAGTTATTTTCCAGCTTCGGTGCCGATTTGCCCGGCCCCACTCTGGTGGTCATGGCCATTTCCGATTTCTTCGTGGCATGGTGGTGGGCGATTTTCGCCATCATCGGGGGCAGTGTGTACGGTTTCTTTTACGCCTGGAAGCGCAACAAGACCATGCAACGACGCATGGATCAACTGATGCTAAAAATCCCCGTTCTCGGACCTATTGTACGTAAAGCCTCCATCGCGCGCTGGTCTCGCACCCTGGCCACCATGTTCGCGGCAGGCGTTCCACTGGTGGAAGCCTTCGATTCAGTGGCGGGCGCTGCCGGTAATGTTGTTTATTACGATGCGACCAAGGCCATTCAGCGCGAAGTGACTTCGGGTACCAGCCTGACCGTCGCCATGCAGAATACCGATGTTTTTCCCAGCATGGTATTGCAAATGGTCGCCATCGGCGAAGAGTCCGGCGCGCTGGATAGCATGTTGAGTAAGGTTGCCGACTTTTTTGAAGCCGAAGTGGACGATGCGGTGGAAGCTCTATCGAGCCTGATGGAGCCGGTAATTATGGTGGTGTTGGGTACGCTCATCGGCGGCTTGGTGATCGCGATGTACCTGCCGATCTTCAAAATGGGTCAGGCCGTCGGCTAA